In Oenanthe melanoleuca isolate GR-GAL-2019-014 chromosome 8, OMel1.0, whole genome shotgun sequence, a single genomic region encodes these proteins:
- the SERBP1 gene encoding plasminogen activator inhibitor 1 RNA-binding protein isoform X2, with product MPGHLQEGFGCVVTNRFDQLFDDESDPFEVLRAAESRRKESGGGGGGSQAGGGARGPAGAQSGSSGGAGGAGQAGGGAGSAAKQLRRESQKERKNPLPPFAGGDRREDGGGQPGAPLRKEGIRRIGRRPDQQQQQQQQGEGKPIDRRPERRPPRERRFEKPAEEKGEGGEFSVDKPILDRPMRGRGGLGRGRGRGRGMGRGDGFDSRGKREFDRHSGSDRSGLKHEDKRGGSGSHNWGTVKDELTELDQSAVTEETPEGEEHPPADSENKENEVEEVKEEGPKEMTLDEWKAIQSKDRAKVEFNIRKPNEGADGQWKKGFVLHKSKSEEAHAEDSVMDHHFRKPANDITSQLEINFGDLGRPGRGGRGGRGGRGRGGRASRGGRTDKLVKEFDVIHTPNQSSASAPDVDDPEAFPALS from the exons ATGCCCGGACACCTGCAGGAGGGCTTCGGGTGCGTCGTCACCAACCGCTTCGATCAGCTCTTCGATGACGAGTCCGACCCCTTCGAGGTGCTGCGCGCGGCGGAGAGCCGGAGGAAGgagagcggcggcggcggcggcgggagccaAGCGGGCGGCGGAGCCCGCGGCCCTGCGGGCGCCCAGAGCGGCTCCTCGGGCGGCGCCGGCGGAGCAGGCCaggcgggcggcggcgcgggcagcgcggccAAGCAGCTGCGCAGGGAGTCGCAGAAAGAACGCAAGAACCCGCTGCCGCCCTTCGCCGGCGGGGACCGCCGGGAGGATGGCGGGGGCCAGCCCGGAGCGCCGCTGCGGAAGGAGG GGATAAGGAGGATTGGCAGGAGGCCtgatcagcagcagcagcaacagcagcagggcGAGGGCAAACCCATCGACAGGAGACCCGAGCGACGACCTCCCCGCGAGCGCCGCTTCGAGAAACCCGCCGAGGAGAAGGGCGAGGGAGGAGAGTTCTCTGTGGATAA ACCCATCCTGGACAGGCCCATGCGTGGCCGTGGCGGGCTGGGCCGGGGCCGTGGCCGCGGGCGCGGGATGGGCCGAGGCGACGGATTCGACTCGCGCGGCAAACGGGAATTCGACAGACACAGCGGCAGCGATAGATC CGGGCTAAAGCACGAGGACAAGCGCGGTGGCAGCGGATCGCACAACTGGGGAACCGTCAAAGACGAGCTAAC TGAATTGGATCAGTCAGCTGTAACTGAGGAGACGCCGGAGGGAGAGGAGCACCCGCCTGCTGATTCTGAAAACAA AGAGAACGAGGTTGAAGAAGTGAAGGAGGAGGGCCCTAAGGAGATGACCCTGGATGAGTGGAAAGCCATTCAGAGCAAGGACCGCGCGAAAGTCGAGTTCAACATCCGCAAACCAAACGAGGGAGCTGATGGGCAGTGGAAAAAAGGATTTGTGCTCCACAAGTCAAAGAGTGAGGAG GCTCACGCCGAGGACTCGGTGATGGATCACCACTTCCGCAAACCCGCCAACGACATCACGTCCCAGCTGGAGATCAACTTCGGCGACCTGGGGCGCCCCGGGCGCGGCGGCAGAGGGGGCAGGggcggccggggccgcgggggcAGGGCCAGCCGCGGGGGCAGGACCGACAAG TTGGTCAAGGAGTTTGATGTGATCCACACGCCCAACCAG tcaAGTGCTTCTGCTCCTGATGTAGATGACCCAGAggctttcccagctctgtcctaA
- the SERBP1 gene encoding plasminogen activator inhibitor 1 RNA-binding protein isoform X1, whose amino-acid sequence MPGHLQEGFGCVVTNRFDQLFDDESDPFEVLRAAESRRKESGGGGGGSQAGGGARGPAGAQSGSSGGAGGAGQAGGGAGSAAKQLRRESQKERKNPLPPFAGGDRREDGGGQPGAPLRKEGIRRIGRRPDQQQQQQQQGEGKPIDRRPERRPPRERRFEKPAEEKGEGGEFSVDKPILDRPMRGRGGLGRGRGRGRGMGRGDGFDSRGKREFDRHSGSDRSSVSHSHFSGLKHEDKRGGSGSHNWGTVKDELTELDQSAVTEETPEGEEHPPADSENKENEVEEVKEEGPKEMTLDEWKAIQSKDRAKVEFNIRKPNEGADGQWKKGFVLHKSKSEEAHAEDSVMDHHFRKPANDITSQLEINFGDLGRPGRGGRGGRGGRGRGGRASRGGRTDKLVKEFDVIHTPNQSSASAPDVDDPEAFPALS is encoded by the exons ATGCCCGGACACCTGCAGGAGGGCTTCGGGTGCGTCGTCACCAACCGCTTCGATCAGCTCTTCGATGACGAGTCCGACCCCTTCGAGGTGCTGCGCGCGGCGGAGAGCCGGAGGAAGgagagcggcggcggcggcggcgggagccaAGCGGGCGGCGGAGCCCGCGGCCCTGCGGGCGCCCAGAGCGGCTCCTCGGGCGGCGCCGGCGGAGCAGGCCaggcgggcggcggcgcgggcagcgcggccAAGCAGCTGCGCAGGGAGTCGCAGAAAGAACGCAAGAACCCGCTGCCGCCCTTCGCCGGCGGGGACCGCCGGGAGGATGGCGGGGGCCAGCCCGGAGCGCCGCTGCGGAAGGAGG GGATAAGGAGGATTGGCAGGAGGCCtgatcagcagcagcagcaacagcagcagggcGAGGGCAAACCCATCGACAGGAGACCCGAGCGACGACCTCCCCGCGAGCGCCGCTTCGAGAAACCCGCCGAGGAGAAGGGCGAGGGAGGAGAGTTCTCTGTGGATAA ACCCATCCTGGACAGGCCCATGCGTGGCCGTGGCGGGCTGGGCCGGGGCCGTGGCCGCGGGCGCGGGATGGGCCGAGGCGACGGATTCGACTCGCGCGGCAAACGGGAATTCGACAGACACAGCGGCAGCGATAGATC TTCTGTTTCACATTCACATTTCAGCGGGCTAAAGCACGAGGACAAGCGCGGTGGCAGCGGATCGCACAACTGGGGAACCGTCAAAGACGAGCTAAC TGAATTGGATCAGTCAGCTGTAACTGAGGAGACGCCGGAGGGAGAGGAGCACCCGCCTGCTGATTCTGAAAACAA AGAGAACGAGGTTGAAGAAGTGAAGGAGGAGGGCCCTAAGGAGATGACCCTGGATGAGTGGAAAGCCATTCAGAGCAAGGACCGCGCGAAAGTCGAGTTCAACATCCGCAAACCAAACGAGGGAGCTGATGGGCAGTGGAAAAAAGGATTTGTGCTCCACAAGTCAAAGAGTGAGGAG GCTCACGCCGAGGACTCGGTGATGGATCACCACTTCCGCAAACCCGCCAACGACATCACGTCCCAGCTGGAGATCAACTTCGGCGACCTGGGGCGCCCCGGGCGCGGCGGCAGAGGGGGCAGGggcggccggggccgcgggggcAGGGCCAGCCGCGGGGGCAGGACCGACAAG TTGGTCAAGGAGTTTGATGTGATCCACACGCCCAACCAG tcaAGTGCTTCTGCTCCTGATGTAGATGACCCAGAggctttcccagctctgtcctaA
- the IL12RB2 gene encoding interleukin-12 receptor subunit beta-2: MPFAWIVLSAIWLVLHFPAGSCGRGAAGAAELCPGGNVTASTPRAVRPGASLALSCRLAPASCWAAIFLNGSERRRAWGGAVSATFLLTAHGKHTFTCKRICGRTSLVCGIDIWAGNPPEQPRNVSCIQYGTRGHPTCSWDKGRPTYLPTVYRIELSNGTDAFSFPEEFPSQEFGAQSKLDFHSNYTVVVSASNELGNASSQPLTFMLIDIVKPHPPEFLVEFDDSSATSCTISWQGEARAQHCRLRYRPLGRDTWSTVESFGRERSRLRGLEPDTEYEFQGSCGVRPGRGLRSAWSRSRGRTPAAVPGGVLQVWYRQQDLDSGHQNLSLFWKALSRAEAGGRILGYTVTLQALGQGPLPAQRHQTSRSSFSRVTPRLRHKVTVSARGPRGSSAPAAVLSQPGSADLPPPERVSAVALGNSSILVSWSPPARAALPVGGYVVEWAEPQLQPWHSWVRLPPSQLATVIAEHIRDHICYQINVSALYRDRAGQAASVRGNSTARAPSAGPQVLAAPRGSGVLVSWGEIPAAQQGGCVAAYRIYLLRRGGQGPQLHAVPGGAGPRSVHIPDLPPGQHHDLWVTAATAAGEGPRGSTASVCLESAEGWVTLVLICSFFILSACVCSVPPARKMFLSLLLPQWQSKAIPDPANATWARSLAATKAELSAPSSPFLPFEEPETSPVEETSGDPEPPTRGDSPGDKAEAGSAGSGAQEQQQPAGLYRRLLAEPLGEYISSPGTAPLPPEPEPSPLPALPSAFLSPASPGSLTLDRVRLSCGPGPSPSPAQGEASPARVWRLAA; encoded by the exons ATGCCATTTGCATGGATCGTGCTCTCAGCAATTTGGTTGGTGCTGCACTTCCCAGCAG GATCCTGCGGGAgaggggcggcgggggccgCAGAGCTGTGTCCCGGGGGGAATGTGACcgccagcacccccagagccgTCCGGCCCGGCGCCAGCCTCGCCCTGTCCTGCCGCCTGGCACCCGCCTCCTGCTGGGCAGCGATTTTCCTCAACGGCTCCGAGCGGCGCAGGGCGTGGGGAGGCGCGGTGAGCGCGACCTTCCTGCTCACTGCCCACGGGAAACACACCTTCACCTGCAAGAGAATCTGCGGCAGGACCAGCCTGGTCTGCGGCATCGACATCTGGGCTGGAA AtcctccagagcagcccaggaacGTGTCCTGTATCCAGTatgggacacggggacaccccacctgcagctgggacaaAGGCAGGCCCACCTACCTCCCCACAGTCTATAGAATAGA gctctcCAATGGGACTGatgccttttcctttccagaagAATTTCCCAGTCAGGAGTTTGGGGCTCAGAGCAAGCTGGATTTTCACTCCAATTACACCGTGGTGGTTTCTGCCTCCAACGAATTAGGAAATGCCTCTTCCCAGCCACTCACCTTCATGTTGATAGACATAG TGAAGCCACATCCTCCCGAGTTTTTGGTGGAATTTGATGATTCCTCTGCCACCAGCTGCACCATTTCCTGGCAGGGTGAAGCAcgagcacagcactgcaggctgaggTACCGTCCCCtcggcagggacacctggagcACG GTGGAAAGCTTCGGCAGGGAGCGGAGCCGGCTGCGGGGGCTGGAGCCGGACACGGAGTACGAGTTCCAGGGGAGCTGCGGGGtccggccgggccgggggctgcgcAGCGCCTGGAGCCGCAGCCGCGGCCGCACCCCGGCCGCCG tGCCAGGTGGGGTCCTGCAGGTCTGGTAcaggcagcaggacctggaCTCTGGGCACCAGAACCTCTCCCTCTTCTGGAAG gctctgagcagggccGAGGCCGGAGGGAGGATCCTGGGCTACACGGTGACCCTGCAGGCGCTGGGGCAGGGCCCGCTGCCAGCCCAGCGCCACCAGACCAGCCggagcagcttctccagggTCACCCCCCGGCTGCGACACAAGGTCACGGTCAGTGCCCGCGGCCCCCGGGGCAGCTCCGCCCCCGCGGCCGTCCTGAGCCAGCCGGGCAGCGCAG ATCTGCCCCCTCCCGAGCGAGTCTCTGCCGTGGCCCTGGGGAACAGCAGCATCCTGGTGAGCTGGAGCCCCCCTGCCCGGGCTGCCCTGCCCGTCGGGGGGTACGTGGTGGAGTGGGCAGAGccgcagctgcagccctggcacagctgggtgagGCTGCCCCCGAGCCAGCTGGCCACGGTGATAGCAG agcacatCAGAGATCACATCTGCTATCAGATCAACGTGTCTGCGCTCTACCGGGACcgagcaggacaggcagcatcGGTCAGGGGCAACTCCACAGCACGAG CTCCATCAGCCGGGCCCCAGGTGCTCGCAGCCCCCCGGGGCAGCGGCGTGCTGGTGTCCTGGGGGGAGATCCCGGCTGCCCAGCAGGGCGGCTGCGTGGCTGCCTACCGCATCTACCTGCTCAGGAGGGGCGGGCAGGGCCCCCAGCTGCACG CCGTtcccggcggggccggcccTCGCTCCGTGCACATCCCGGACCTGCCCCCGGGGCAGCACCACGACCTTTGGGTGACAGCGGCGACAGCGGCCGGGGAGGGGCCCCGGGGCAGCACCGCCAGCGTCTGCCTGGAGA GTGCTGAGGGATGGGTGACTCTGGTGCTCATCTGCAGCTTCTTCATCCTCTCAGCCTGCGTTTGTTCTGTGCCTCCAGCAAGGAAAAT GTTcctgtccctcctcctgccacagTGGCAGAGCAAAGCCATTCCCGACCCTGCCAACGCCACGTGGGCCAGGAGCTTAGCAGCCACCAAG GCGGAGCTGAGCgctccctccagccccttcctgccctTCGAAGAGCCCGAAACGAGCCCGGTGGAGGAAACCTCGGGGGATCCTGAGCCGCCCACCCGTGGGGACAGCCCCGGGGACAAGGCGGAggcgggcagcgccggcagcggggcgcaggagcagcagcagccggcgGGGCTGTACCGGAGGCTGCTGGCGGAGCCGCTGGGCGAGTACATCTCCAGCCCGGGCacggccccgctgccccccgaGCCCGAGCCCAGCCCCCTGCCCGCCCTGCCCAGCGCCTTCCTGAGCCCGGCGAGCCCGGGGAGCCTCACCCTGGACCGGGTGAGGCTGAGCtgcggccccggccccagccccagcccggcaCAGGGCGAGGCGAGCCCGGCACGCGTCTGGCGCCTGGCAGCGTAA